In Elaeis guineensis isolate ETL-2024a chromosome 1, EG11, whole genome shotgun sequence, a genomic segment contains:
- the LOC105060179 gene encoding uncharacterized protein, translating to MVATNLKSETMALTERRASMEAEMNAIIESLCGPGGPGISGNLVDREGFPRSDIDIPAIRSQRARLAALRNDHKDITEKIEKNLQVLHSVRAAKVAPLPSKDSDTSVYVHESTSQDSSMGEEPIVRIPFAMIDEIADDSPAAEDGLQLGDEILKFGNVEIGGELQSRLVLEAQSNQGHPISMVIIRQGSVMNLSVTPRPWHGRGLLGCHFRIL from the exons ATGGTGGCGACGAATCTCAAATCGGAGACCATGGCTCTAACGGAGAGGAGAGCGTCGATGGAGGCTGAGATGAATGCGATCATCGAGTCTCTCTGCGGTCCTGGCGGTCCTGGAATCTCTGGCAACCTCGTCGATCGTGAG GGATTCCCGAGGTCAGATATCGACATTCCGGCCATTCGATCTCAGCGTGCTCGACTTGCCG CATTGCGCAATGATCACAAGGATATCactgaaaaaatagaaaagaatctACAAGTTTTGCACTCAGTAAGAGCAGCTAAAGTTGCACCATTGCCCTCAAAAGATTCAG ATACATCAGTTTATGTTCATGAAAGTACATCTCAAGATTCTTCTATGGGTGAGGAACCTATTGTTAGGATTCCTTTTGCTATGATTGACGAAATAGCTGATGACTCACCAGCAGCAGAAGATGGATTGCAGCTTGGCGATGAGATCTTAAAGTTTGGGAATGTGGAAATTGGTGGTGAATTGCAATCAAGGCTCGTTTTAGAAGCACAGTCTAACCAGGGCCATCCAATATCTATGGTGATCATAAGGCAGGGTTCGGTAATGAATTTGAGTGTGACACCTAGGCCATGGCATGGCCGTGGACTGCTGGG ATGCCATTTCCGGATCCTATGA